Proteins found in one Falsirhodobacter algicola genomic segment:
- a CDS encoding ABC transporter substrate-binding protein — MTHPAARHHAADHLAGRINRREFLSHATALGVSVPVAYGLIGLRSPARAAGPAPGGTLRMAMSALPLCDPRIADWPEIGNVLRGWLEPLVQYNPDGTFTGALLESWAYADDARTLTLHLRPGIRWSNGDPFTAADVAANLRRWADAGVPGNAMAAVTAALQTDGRLNEDAVAIADDLTLTLTLGFPDATLIASFAEYTALLVHPAYDGADPSVDPVGTGPFLPVQIEPGTRHVLELDVARPWWGTEVLGGPWLDRIEYVDLGTDPARAAVAARAGEIEAVDQTIGRATSELDDLGWERSECPSAATLAIRFNQRMPPYDDRRVRLAIQKIVSNAVVLEIGYAGQGEIGENHHVAPLQPDYSPIGPAEFDTEAGLALLREAGMEGEEFTLTSLDDEWQALSCDVVAAQMVDAGLTVTRQILPGRDYWPNWRGFAFSATNWNMRPLGVQVLRLAYQSGSVWNETGFADPAFDEALRDALAIVDAEERQSVMQRLETMLRDQGVLIQPFWRRLARHVHPRAHGMDITPVLDHRHHEWWLEPAPAP; from the coding sequence ATGACCCATCCCGCCGCCCGTCATCACGCCGCCGACCACCTCGCCGGACGAATCAACCGGCGGGAGTTTCTGTCCCATGCCACCGCGCTCGGCGTCTCGGTGCCCGTCGCCTATGGGCTGATCGGGCTGCGCAGTCCCGCGCGCGCCGCAGGGCCGGCCCCCGGCGGCACCCTGCGCATGGCGATGTCGGCGCTGCCCCTCTGCGATCCGCGCATCGCCGATTGGCCGGAGATCGGGAATGTCCTGCGCGGCTGGTTGGAGCCGCTGGTGCAGTACAACCCCGACGGCACCTTCACCGGCGCGCTGCTGGAGAGTTGGGCCTATGCCGACGATGCGCGCACCCTGACGCTGCATCTGCGCCCCGGCATCCGGTGGAGCAATGGCGATCCCTTCACCGCCGCCGATGTGGCCGCGAACCTGCGCCGATGGGCCGATGCGGGCGTGCCGGGCAATGCGATGGCCGCCGTGACGGCGGCGCTGCAAACCGATGGGCGGCTCAATGAGGATGCGGTGGCGATTGCCGACGATCTGACGCTGACCCTCACCCTCGGCTTTCCCGATGCGACCCTGATCGCGAGCTTTGCCGAATACACCGCGCTGCTGGTCCATCCCGCCTATGACGGGGCGGACCCCTCGGTCGATCCGGTCGGCACGGGGCCGTTCCTGCCGGTTCAGATCGAACCCGGCACCCGCCATGTGCTGGAGCTCGATGTTGCCCGCCCGTGGTGGGGCACCGAGGTCCTTGGCGGGCCATGGTTGGACCGGATCGAATATGTGGACCTCGGCACCGATCCCGCGCGTGCCGCCGTCGCCGCCCGTGCGGGCGAGATCGAGGCCGTCGATCAGACCATTGGCCGCGCCACCTCGGAACTGGACGATCTGGGATGGGAACGCAGCGAATGCCCCTCGGCGGCGACGCTGGCCATCCGCTTCAATCAGCGCATGCCGCCTTATGACGACCGGCGCGTGCGGCTGGCGATCCAGAAGATCGTCTCCAACGCCGTGGTTCTAGAAATCGGCTATGCCGGTCAGGGCGAGATCGGCGAGAACCACCACGTTGCCCCCCTTCAGCCCGACTACAGCCCGATCGGCCCGGCCGAGTTCGACACCGAGGCCGGCCTTGCCCTGCTGCGCGAAGCGGGGATGGAGGGGGAGGAGTTCACGCTCACCTCGCTCGATGACGAATGGCAGGCCCTAAGCTGCGATGTCGTCGCGGCGCAGATGGTGGATGCGGGTCTGACCGTGACGCGGCAGATCCTACCGGGGCGCGACTATTGGCCGAATTGGCGGGGCTTCGCCTTTTCCGCCACGAACTGGAACATGCGTCCGCTAGGGGTGCAGGTCCTGCGCCTTGCCTATCAAAGCGGGTCGGTCTGGAATGAAACGGGCTTTGCCGATCCCGCCTTCGACGAGGCGCTGCGCGATGCGCTGGCCATCGTCGATGCGGAGGAACGGCAGAGCGTCATGCAGCGGCTGGAGACGATGCTGCGCGATCAGGGCGTGCTGATCCAGCCGTTCTGGCGCCGCCTTGCGCGGCATGTCCACCCCCGCGCGCATGGGATGGACATCACGCCGGTGCTGGATCACCGCCACCACGAATGGTGGCTGGAGCCTGCGCCCGCCCCTTAG
- a CDS encoding PQQ-binding-like beta-propeller repeat protein has protein sequence MMKATTALMTLAALSVAACQKDDTLPGERFDVRAPLEASLPTASNPSPVGGTATVANRALPISLPAQTSTDWTHRGGNARHLAGNGALSAAPQRIWSVDIGAGNIERARIAAAPVVAQGRVFGMDSDAHLAAVSTEGQLLWKTSLRPAGERSDISGGGLAYGSGRILATTGYGELIALDAATGAIQWRQDLGAPAIGAPTVDGNSVYVVARDGTAWSVDLANGRVEWTVTGTSEVAGMIGTASPAVSDAEVILPFSTGQVLAVRQQSGSRVWTSAVAGQRRGRSYGLIPDITSDPVVNGSVVYVGNQAGSTVALDRSSGERIWAAKEGAYGPVAVGGNSVFLVSDEAHLVRLDARTGETIWSVPMPYFEAEKVRKRSSITAHYGPVIAGGRIVVASSDGLLRFFDPVSGALVGSVAIPDGAAAQPAVAGGAIYVESGDGAIHAFR, from the coding sequence ATGATGAAGGCGACGACGGCCCTGATGACGCTGGCGGCCCTGAGCGTGGCGGCCTGTCAGAAGGATGACACCCTGCCGGGCGAGCGGTTCGATGTGCGCGCCCCGCTGGAGGCAAGCCTGCCGACCGCGTCCAACCCGTCCCCCGTGGGCGGCACCGCGACGGTTGCGAACCGGGCATTGCCGATCTCGCTCCCGGCGCAGACCAGCACCGATTGGACGCATCGCGGCGGCAATGCCCGCCACCTTGCGGGCAACGGTGCCCTCAGCGCCGCGCCGCAGCGCATCTGGAGCGTGGATATCGGCGCCGGCAACATCGAACGTGCGCGCATCGCCGCGGCGCCCGTCGTGGCGCAGGGGCGTGTCTTCGGCATGGATTCCGATGCGCATCTGGCCGCCGTCTCGACCGAGGGGCAGCTGCTGTGGAAAACCTCGCTGCGCCCGGCGGGCGAACGCTCCGACATCTCGGGCGGGGGGCTGGCCTATGGCAGCGGGCGCATCCTTGCGACGACCGGCTATGGCGAGCTGATCGCACTCGATGCGGCGACCGGCGCGATCCAGTGGCGGCAGGACCTTGGCGCCCCGGCGATCGGTGCGCCGACGGTGGACGGAAACTCCGTCTATGTCGTGGCGCGGGACGGCACGGCATGGTCCGTCGATCTGGCCAATGGTCGGGTGGAATGGACGGTCACCGGAACGTCGGAAGTGGCGGGCATGATCGGCACGGCATCCCCGGCGGTGTCGGACGCGGAGGTGATCCTTCCCTTCTCCACCGGGCAGGTGCTGGCGGTGCGTCAGCAATCGGGTTCGCGGGTCTGGACGAGCGCCGTGGCCGGGCAGCGCCGGGGCCGCAGCTATGGCCTGATCCCGGACATCACCTCCGATCCGGTCGTGAACGGCTCGGTCGTCTATGTCGGCAACCAAGCGGGCAGCACCGTCGCGCTGGACCGCTCCAGCGGTGAGCGGATCTGGGCCGCGAAGGAAGGGGCCTATGGCCCCGTGGCCGTGGGCGGGAACTCGGTCTTCCTCGTATCCGACGAGGCGCATCTGGTGCGGCTCGACGCTCGGACGGGGGAAACCATCTGGTCTGTGCCGATGCCCTATTTCGAGGCCGAGAAAGTCCGCAAGCGCAGCTCCATCACCGCCCATTACGGGCCGGTCATCGCGGGCGGGCGAATCGTCGTCGCCTCCAGCGATGGGCTGCTGCGGTTCTTCGATCCGGTCAGCGGCGCGCTTGTCGGTTCGGTCGCGATCCCGGACGGGGCGGCGGCGCAGCCGGCCGTGGCGGGGGGCGCGATCTACGTGGAATCCGGCGACGGCGCGATTCACGCTTTCCGCTGA
- the miaA gene encoding tRNA (adenosine(37)-N6)-dimethylallyltransferase MiaA, producing MVRIGVNIPADRHVLIAGPTASGKSALAAEIAARHGGTIVNADALQVFSNWRLLTARPSAEEEAALPHALYGHVGRDQPYSAGHWLRDLRPILETGRAIIVGGTGLYFSSLIIGLADIPDVPPEIRHHADTLALEEMIARLDPPTAAKIDLRNRARVQRAWEVLTATGRGLSDWQADTGPPLLRRTDVEAIVLRPDPDWLRARIDRRFDAMMQAGALDEVRAELPHWNPSLPSSRAIGAPELVAHLRGELTLADAVQQAKIATHQYAKRQRTWFRNRMRDWHSVALP from the coding sequence ATGGTAAGGATAGGCGTAAATATTCCGGCGGACCGCCACGTCCTGATCGCCGGCCCGACCGCCAGCGGCAAATCGGCGCTGGCGGCAGAGATCGCGGCGCGGCATGGCGGGACCATCGTGAACGCCGACGCCCTTCAGGTGTTCTCCAACTGGCGGCTGCTGACGGCACGGCCAAGCGCCGAGGAGGAAGCTGCGCTGCCCCATGCCCTCTATGGCCATGTGGGGCGCGATCAGCCCTATTCCGCAGGCCATTGGTTGCGCGATCTGCGCCCGATCCTCGAAACCGGCCGCGCGATCATCGTGGGTGGTACGGGACTGTATTTCTCATCCCTTATCATCGGCTTGGCGGACATTCCTGATGTACCGCCTGAGATACGCCACCATGCCGATACCTTAGCCTTGGAGGAGATGATCGCCCGCCTCGACCCGCCGACCGCCGCGAAGATCGACCTGCGCAACCGTGCCCGCGTTCAGCGCGCATGGGAGGTGCTGACCGCGACGGGCCGTGGCCTGTCGGACTGGCAGGCCGATACGGGCCCGCCGCTTCTGCGCCGCACGGACGTGGAGGCGATCGTCCTGCGCCCCGATCCCGACTGGCTGCGCGCCCGCATCGACCGGCGGTTCGATGCGATGATGCAGGCCGGGGCGCTGGACGAGGTCCGGGCGGAACTGCCGCATTGGAACCCCTCCCTCCCATCGTCGCGCGCAATCGGAGCGCCGGAGCTTGTGGCCCATCTGCGGGGGGAACTGACGCTGGCGGATGCCGTGCAGCAGGCCAAGATCGCAACCCATCAATATGCGAAACGTCAGCGGACATGGTTCCGCAACCGGATGAGGGATTGGCACAGCGTCGCGCTTCCCTGA
- the pyrH gene encoding UMP kinase, translated as MIDQSPSPVAYKRVMLKISGEALMGDQGFGLNPPTVARIAQEVKSVHDLGVEICMVIGGGNIFRGLQGSAQGMERTTADYMGMLATVMNALAMQAALEALSIHTRVISAIPMDQVCEPYIRRRAVRHLEKKRVCIFAAGTGNPYFTTDTAATLRANEMACQAIFKGTKVDGVYDKDPAKFADARRYDKVSYDEVLQKHLGVMDASAIALARDNHLPIIVFSLDEPGGFCGILRGEGTYTHVHG; from the coding sequence ATGATTGATCAATCTCCGTCTCCCGTTGCCTATAAGCGCGTCATGCTGAAGATTTCGGGCGAGGCGTTGATGGGCGATCAGGGCTTCGGCCTCAATCCGCCCACCGTCGCGCGCATCGCGCAAGAGGTGAAATCGGTCCATGATCTCGGGGTCGAGATCTGCATGGTGATCGGCGGGGGCAACATCTTCCGCGGCCTCCAAGGCTCGGCGCAGGGGATGGAACGGACGACCGCCGACTACATGGGCATGCTCGCCACGGTGATGAACGCGCTGGCGATGCAGGCGGCGCTGGAGGCGCTGTCCATCCACACCCGCGTCATCAGCGCCATTCCGATGGATCAGGTCTGCGAGCCCTATATCCGCCGCCGCGCCGTCCGCCATCTGGAGAAGAAGCGCGTCTGCATCTTCGCCGCCGGAACGGGCAACCCCTATTTCACGACCGACACCGCCGCGACGCTGCGCGCGAACGAGATGGCCTGTCAGGCGATCTTCAAGGGCACCAAGGTCGATGGGGTCTATGACAAGGACCCGGCCAAGTTCGCCGATGCCCGCCGGTACGACAAGGTCAGCTATGACGAGGTGCTGCAAAAGCATCTCGGCGTCATGGACGCATCCGCCATCGCGCTGGCGCGGGACAACCACCTGCCAATCATCGTCTTCTCGTTGGATGAACCGGGCGGATTCTGTGGTATCCTGCGCGGCGAGGGTACCTATACCCACGTGCATGGCTGA
- the der gene encoding ribosome biogenesis GTPase Der, whose amino-acid sequence MSFTLAIVGRPNVGKSTLFNRLVGKRLALVDDQPGVTRDLREGDAKLIDLRFTVIDTAGLEDATDDSLQGRMRRLTERAVEMADICLFVIDGRVGVTPQDEMFADILRRKNAHVVLAVNKAEGKAGDAGAIEAWSLGLGEPVRLSAEHGEGMDDLYRILVPIADGFVERALADAPVVDVDVPEGSEEEDDPEAYKPTEKHPLQIAVIGRPNAGKSTLINKIIGQDRLLTGPEAGITRDAISLRADWSGTPIRIFDTAGMRKKAKISDKVEKLSVADGLRAVRFAEVVVVLLDVEIPFEQQDLRIADFAETEGRAVVIAVNKWDLEDDKQDKLFELKEMFERLLPQLRGAPLITVSAKTGRGLERLREAILRAHDIWNRRIPTARLNSWLGAMTEAHPPPAPGGRRIKLRYMTQVKTRPPGFIVMCSHPDMMQDSYKRYLVNGLRDHFDMPGTPIRLTLRGQGDKNPYKDKKNFGTPSRLRKHLDKRKP is encoded by the coding sequence ATGAGCTTCACCCTCGCCATCGTCGGTCGCCCCAATGTGGGCAAATCGACCCTGTTCAACCGGCTGGTCGGCAAGCGCCTTGCGCTCGTGGACGATCAGCCCGGCGTCACGCGCGATCTGCGCGAGGGCGACGCCAAGCTGATCGACCTCCGCTTTACCGTGATCGACACGGCGGGGCTGGAAGACGCGACCGATGACAGCCTTCAGGGGCGGATGCGCCGCCTGACGGAGCGGGCCGTGGAAATGGCCGATATCTGCCTGTTCGTCATCGACGGCCGTGTGGGGGTGACCCCGCAGGACGAGATGTTCGCCGACATCCTGCGCCGCAAGAACGCGCATGTGGTGCTGGCCGTGAACAAGGCCGAAGGCAAGGCCGGCGATGCCGGGGCGATCGAGGCGTGGAGCCTCGGCCTCGGTGAGCCGGTGCGCCTTTCGGCCGAGCATGGCGAGGGGATGGACGATCTCTATCGCATCCTCGTGCCCATCGCGGACGGTTTCGTCGAACGCGCACTGGCGGATGCGCCGGTCGTGGATGTGGACGTTCCCGAAGGCTCCGAGGAGGAGGACGATCCCGAGGCCTACAAGCCGACGGAGAAGCATCCCCTGCAGATTGCCGTGATCGGTCGCCCGAATGCCGGCAAATCGACGCTGATCAATAAGATCATCGGGCAGGACCGTCTTCTGACGGGGCCGGAGGCTGGCATCACGCGCGATGCCATCTCGCTCCGCGCCGACTGGAGCGGCACGCCGATCCGCATCTTCGACACCGCAGGCATGCGCAAGAAGGCCAAGATCAGCGACAAGGTCGAAAAGCTGTCCGTCGCCGATGGTTTGCGCGCCGTGCGCTTCGCCGAAGTTGTGGTCGTGCTTCTGGACGTGGAGATCCCGTTCGAGCAGCAGGATCTGCGCATCGCCGATTTCGCCGAGACCGAGGGCCGGGCCGTCGTCATCGCCGTGAACAAATGGGATCTGGAGGATGACAAGCAGGACAAGCTGTTCGAACTGAAGGAAATGTTCGAACGCCTGCTGCCGCAGCTGCGCGGTGCGCCGCTGATCACCGTGTCGGCCAAGACCGGCCGCGGGCTGGAGCGTCTGCGCGAGGCGATCCTGCGCGCCCATGACATCTGGAACCGCCGTATTCCGACGGCGCGGCTCAACTCGTGGCTTGGTGCCATGACCGAGGCGCACCCGCCGCCGGCCCCCGGCGGCCGCCGGATCAAGCTGCGCTACATGACGCAGGTGAAAACTCGTCCGCCGGGCTTCATCGTCATGTGCAGCCATCCGGACATGATGCAGGACAGCTACAAACGGTATCTGGTGAACGGGCTGCGCGATCACTTCGACATGCCCGGCACGCCGATCCGTCTGACGCTGCGCGGGCAGGGCGACAAGAACCCCTACAAGGACAAGAAGAACTTCGGCACGCCCTCTCGGCTGCGCAAGCACCTCGACAAGCGCAAGCCCTAA
- the frr gene encoding ribosome recycling factor produces MSDDLEIDLDAIERRMDGALAALRVEFASLRTGRASGSILDAIQVEAYGQSTPINQLGTVNVPEPRMVVINVWDKGMISKVEKAIRESGIGINPVVDGPLIRLPIPELNEERRRELTKVAAGYSEHARVAIRNVRRDGMDQIKKAKAAGMSEDDQKMWADEVQALTDKAIANVDKALEQKQQEIMQV; encoded by the coding sequence ATGTCTGACGATCTGGAGATCGATCTCGACGCGATCGAGCGGCGCATGGACGGCGCTCTGGCTGCCCTGCGGGTGGAGTTTGCCTCCTTGCGGACGGGCCGGGCCTCGGGTTCGATCCTCGACGCGATCCAGGTCGAAGCCTATGGCCAGTCGACGCCGATCAACCAGCTAGGCACGGTCAACGTCCCCGAGCCGCGGATGGTCGTCATCAACGTCTGGGACAAGGGCATGATTTCCAAGGTGGAAAAGGCGATCCGCGAAAGCGGTATCGGCATCAACCCCGTGGTGGACGGCCCGCTGATCCGCCTTCCGATCCCGGAACTGAACGAAGAACGCCGCCGCGAACTGACCAAGGTCGCGGCCGGGTATTCCGAACATGCGCGCGTCGCGATCCGCAACGTGCGCCGCGACGGCATGGACCAGATCAAGAAAGCCAAGGCCGCCGGCATGTCCGAGGACGACCAGAAGATGTGGGCGGACGAGGTGCAGGCGCTGACCGACAAGGCCATCGCGAACGTGGACAAGGCGCTGGAACAGAAACAGCAGGAGATCATGCAGGTCTGA
- the uppS gene encoding polyprenyl diphosphate synthase, producing MDGNGRWATNRSWPRLVGHRKGAERVKQIVRCAPDLGIEWLTIYAFSTENWKRSTEEVLGLMGIFARYIEREADRLAAEGVRMRFIGNRGRLDGKLQGLMRGIEERTAHLSRLNLTVAINYGGRDEILRAVRQLTRDAAEGRLAPDALDEAGLSAALDTGGIPDPDLVIRTSGETRTSNFLPWQCAYSEYEFTPTLWPDFTPDELARIVERFGNRDRRFGGVRHA from the coding sequence ATGGATGGCAATGGCCGCTGGGCCACGAACCGCAGCTGGCCCCGGCTGGTCGGTCACCGCAAGGGGGCCGAACGTGTGAAGCAGATCGTCCGCTGCGCCCCCGATCTGGGGATCGAGTGGCTGACGATCTACGCGTTCTCGACCGAGAACTGGAAACGCTCGACCGAGGAAGTCCTTGGTCTGATGGGTATTTTCGCGCGCTATATCGAGCGGGAGGCCGACCGCCTTGCCGCCGAGGGCGTGCGCATGCGCTTCATCGGCAATCGCGGTCGGCTGGATGGCAAGTTGCAGGGCCTGATGCGCGGCATCGAGGAGCGGACCGCTCACCTGTCGCGCCTGAACCTGACCGTGGCGATCAATTACGGCGGCCGGGACGAGATCCTGCGCGCGGTCCGCCAGTTGACGCGCGACGCGGCCGAAGGGCGGCTTGCGCCCGACGCGCTGGATGAGGCGGGGCTTTCGGCCGCGCTCGACACCGGCGGCATTCCCGACCCGGACCTCGTGATCCGCACCTCCGGCGAGACGCGGACCTCGAACTTCCTGCCGTGGCAATGCGCCTATTCGGAATACGAATTCACGCCGACGCTCTGGCCCGATTTCACGCCGGACGAATTGGCGCGCATCGTGGAGCGGTTCGGCAATCGCGATCGCCGTTTCGGCGGTGTTCGGCACGCATGA
- a CDS encoding phosphatidate cytidylyltransferase, whose product MKPAKKHGRWGDLPKRMLSAAIMLLVGVVEVWMGGVTFAWLVILLTGLMTWELARMQNPRATWVPIGLGLLAAVTLLAILQTPVAVRVVLLFVPSVAAALLSRHHKVAAVYTFAILISGYTLIDLRSEAGTAVIVWLIALVVVSDVMGYFVGRSLGGPKFWPRVSPNKTWSGTIGGWVGAAVIGAIFVVAQNEPWQLILLSPVVAFAGQLGDIAESWIKRRAGIKDSSSLIPGHGGVLDRFDALIGAVVAIMLLSLLFPLPIPDSL is encoded by the coding sequence ATGAAACCCGCGAAGAAACACGGACGTTGGGGCGATCTTCCCAAGCGGATGCTTTCGGCCGCGATCATGCTGCTCGTCGGCGTAGTCGAGGTGTGGATGGGCGGCGTGACCTTCGCGTGGCTCGTCATCCTGCTTACGGGGCTGATGACGTGGGAACTTGCGCGGATGCAGAACCCGCGCGCTACATGGGTGCCCATCGGCCTTGGGCTGCTGGCGGCGGTGACGCTGCTGGCGATCCTGCAGACGCCGGTTGCGGTGCGGGTGGTCCTGCTGTTCGTGCCGTCCGTCGCGGCGGCGCTGCTGTCGCGGCATCACAAGGTGGCGGCGGTCTATACCTTCGCCATCCTGATTTCCGGCTACACTCTGATCGATCTTCGATCCGAGGCGGGGACGGCCGTCATCGTCTGGCTGATCGCGCTGGTCGTGGTGTCGGATGTGATGGGCTATTTCGTCGGGCGCAGCCTTGGCGGGCCGAAATTCTGGCCGCGCGTCAGCCCGAACAAGACATGGTCGGGCACGATCGGCGGCTGGGTTGGTGCGGCGGTGATCGGTGCGATCTTCGTTGTCGCGCAGAACGAGCCGTGGCAGCTGATCCTGCTGTCGCCCGTCGTCGCCTTTGCGGGCCAGCTTGGTGACATCGCCGAAAGCTGGATCAAGCGCCGGGCCGGGATCAAGGACAGCTCCAGCCTCATCCCCGGGCATGGCGGCGTGCTGGACCGGTTCGACGCGCTGATCGGGGCGGTCGTGGCGATCATGCTTCTCAGCCTCCTGTTTCCCTTGCCCATTCCGGACAGCCTCTGA
- the dxr gene encoding 1-deoxy-D-xylulose-5-phosphate reductoisomerase produces the protein MRSISIFGATGSIGESTFDLIRRQGGAERFRTVALTGGRNVARLAEMARELRAEIAVTAHEECLPVLRDALAGSDVAVAAGSKAIAEAADRPADWVMSAIVGAAGLLPGLTALRHGGTLALANKESLVAAGPLLMQTARDAGATIVPVDSEHSAVFQALLGEDPACVERIIITASGGPFRDWSEERIAAATLNEAVAHPNWSMGQRISIDSASMFNKALELIETREFFDIDPARIEVLVHPQSIVHALVGFCDGGIMAHLGPPDMRHAIGFALHWPGRGSVPVERLNLAKIANLSFQAPDEQRFPALRLARGVMEARGLFGAAFNAAKEIALDHFIAGTIAFPRMAVIVEETLTRMAGRNALARPASSLDDVMEADAEARRRAAEVAKEG, from the coding sequence ATGCGCAGCATTTCGATTTTCGGGGCCACCGGCTCCATCGGCGAAAGTACGTTCGACCTGATCCGCCGTCAGGGCGGGGCCGAGCGGTTCCGCACCGTCGCGCTGACCGGCGGGCGCAACGTCGCCCGGCTGGCCGAAATGGCGCGCGAGTTGCGGGCCGAGATTGCCGTCACCGCCCATGAGGAATGCCTGCCGGTCCTGCGCGACGCGCTTGCCGGGAGCGATGTGGCCGTCGCCGCCGGTTCGAAGGCCATCGCCGAGGCAGCCGATCGCCCGGCCGATTGGGTCATGTCGGCGATCGTCGGGGCGGCGGGCCTTCTTCCGGGGCTGACGGCGCTGCGCCATGGCGGCACTCTGGCACTTGCGAACAAGGAAAGCCTCGTCGCGGCAGGTCCGCTGCTGATGCAGACCGCGCGCGACGCCGGGGCGACCATCGTTCCCGTGGACAGCGAACATTCCGCCGTCTTTCAGGCGCTCCTCGGCGAGGATCCGGCCTGCGTGGAGCGGATCATCATCACCGCCTCGGGCGGGCCGTTCCGCGATTGGTCGGAAGAGCGGATCGCCGCGGCCACCTTGAACGAGGCGGTGGCCCATCCGAACTGGTCCATGGGGCAGCGGATCTCCATCGACAGCGCCTCCATGTTCAACAAGGCGCTGGAACTGATCGAAACGCGCGAGTTCTTCGACATCGATCCCGCGCGGATCGAGGTTCTGGTCCATCCGCAATCCATCGTCCATGCGCTGGTCGGGTTCTGCGACGGCGGCATAATGGCGCATCTCGGCCCGCCCGACATGCGCCACGCCATCGGTTTCGCGCTGCACTGGCCGGGTCGCGGTTCGGTTCCGGTGGAGCGCCTGAACCTCGCGAAGATTGCGAACCTTTCGTTCCAAGCGCCTGACGAACAACGCTTTCCGGCGCTTCGCCTTGCGCGCGGCGTGATGGAGGCTCGGGGTCTTTTCGGTGCGGCCTTCAACGCTGCCAAGGAGATCGCGCTCGATCACTTCATCGCGGGGACGATTGCCTTCCCCCGCATGGCCGTCATCGTAGAGGAAACGTTGACGCGGATGGCGGGGCGCAATGCGCTCGCCCGTCCTGCGTCCTCGCTGGACGATGTGATGGAGGCCGATGCCGAGGCGCGCCGCAGGGCGGCCGAGGTGGCCAAGGAGGGCTGA